A single Photobacterium toruni DNA region contains:
- a CDS encoding KTSC domain-containing protein: MIDWVIVSSDLIKKIGHDVTNDCLYIDFSQRDEYEVYANVSLYAFYHFSLATSIDEYYQQVIRSSYSLKH; the protein is encoded by the coding sequence ATGATTGATTGGGTGATAGTGAGTTCCGATTTAATAAAAAAAATAGGTCATGATGTAACTAATGACTGTTTATATATTGATTTTAGTCAGCGTGATGAGTATGAAGTTTATGCGAATGTATCGTTATATGCTTTTTATCATTTCTCATTAGCAACCTCAATTGACGAGTATTACCAGCAGGTTATTCGATCCAGTTATTCATTAAAGCATTAA
- a CDS encoding CobW family GTP-binding protein codes for MKRIPTNIITGFLGAGKTTSILSLLARKPEHEKWAILINEFGNIGVDGALLEQQGAIIKEVPGGCMCCVAGLPMSVGINALLAQKPDRLLLEPTGLGHPKEVIHKLTSESYRNYVDLRATITVVDPRHFADSVYTDNVNFQDQLALADIVVANKIDQCDDFDLYTFQTAMEKSEPKKALIAEVEHGRLELEWLDIERSDRQAQHSHHHHHHDQAEPLPELELAPGQQFIRKENHGQGYHSCGWFFAADQLFEFSKLFSLFSNLSANRIKAVVNTENGCFAFNVVNQVVSVNELSLDGFESRIEVIDSEILPWDELENILCSITKNTVAK; via the coding sequence ATGAAACGTATTCCAACAAATATTATTACTGGTTTCTTAGGCGCAGGTAAGACGACGTCAATTCTCTCGCTACTCGCACGCAAACCTGAACATGAAAAATGGGCTATTTTAATCAATGAATTCGGTAATATTGGGGTTGATGGCGCTCTATTAGAACAGCAAGGAGCCATCATCAAAGAAGTTCCTGGTGGCTGTATGTGCTGTGTTGCGGGCTTGCCAATGTCCGTAGGTATTAATGCTTTATTAGCACAAAAACCTGACCGCTTATTGCTTGAACCAACAGGTTTAGGGCATCCAAAAGAAGTGATACATAAATTAACATCAGAAAGCTACCGTAACTATGTTGATCTACGCGCAACAATTACGGTCGTCGATCCACGCCACTTTGCAGATAGCGTTTATACCGATAACGTTAATTTTCAAGATCAACTCGCATTAGCCGATATAGTCGTTGCCAATAAAATAGATCAATGTGATGACTTTGATTTATACACATTTCAAACTGCGATGGAAAAATCCGAGCCTAAAAAAGCCCTTATCGCGGAAGTTGAACATGGTCGACTTGAACTTGAATGGCTTGATATTGAACGTAGCGACCGTCAAGCACAACATAGCCACCACCACCATCATCACGATCAAGCAGAACCACTACCTGAATTAGAACTCGCCCCTGGACAACAATTCATTCGTAAAGAAAATCATGGTCAAGGCTATCACAGTTGTGGCTGGTTCTTTGCAGCAGATCAACTCTTTGAATTTTCAAAACTATTTAGCCTATTTTCTAATCTAAGTGCCAACCGTATTAAAGCGGTAGTGAATACTGAAAATGGCTGTTTTGCTTTTAATGTGGTTAATCAAGTTGTCTCAGTAAATGAACTCTCACTTGATGGGTTTGAATCACGCATTGAAGTTATTGATAGTGAAATTTTACCATGGGATGAACTTGAAAATATTCTCTGTTCAATCACTAAAAATACGGTAGCTAAATAG
- a CDS encoding LysR family transcriptional regulator gives MLDKIIFFLHVVRCQSVTEAAKQYGISTSAGSRWITELEEIMGISLVKRTTRKISVTQAGQHLFQQFTQINNQITDVLNEIQNLSQEDSGTIKIASTPLFAKYYLSDIIGEYVSDNPNINFVVIETAFEVDNVHEVDFAIRANATYRGFQDKNSLLVKRTLLREPLKACCSPAYIARYGQPVIPNDLKKHLCLFATTLVGGNRWIFEQDGEYNSVQISRTVEVDDSEILKRIALAGGGIAYLPYSLIQDELQQHKLVSVLNNYISSEFELSLYYKPRKHMPARCANFKEYLLKRVTEINLHRNCNVI, from the coding sequence ATGTTAGATAAAATTATTTTTTTTCTTCATGTTGTTCGATGTCAATCAGTAACAGAAGCTGCAAAGCAGTATGGTATTTCAACATCCGCAGGTAGTCGCTGGATCACTGAGCTTGAAGAAATAATGGGAATAAGCCTTGTAAAGCGTACAACTCGTAAAATTTCAGTCACACAAGCAGGACAACATTTATTTCAACAATTCACACAAATAAATAATCAAATTACTGATGTCTTAAATGAAATTCAAAATCTAAGTCAAGAAGATAGTGGCACCATTAAAATTGCAAGCACGCCACTTTTCGCTAAATATTATTTAAGTGACATTATTGGTGAGTATGTCAGTGATAATCCAAACATTAATTTCGTGGTCATTGAAACCGCTTTTGAAGTGGATAATGTTCATGAGGTTGATTTTGCGATACGCGCTAATGCAACGTATCGAGGTTTTCAAGACAAAAATAGCTTATTAGTTAAACGGACATTATTACGTGAACCACTAAAGGCATGTTGCTCTCCCGCTTATATTGCGCGTTACGGACAACCCGTTATACCTAACGATTTAAAAAAGCACTTATGCTTATTCGCAACGACACTAGTGGGAGGAAACCGGTGGATTTTCGAGCAAGATGGTGAATACAACTCAGTACAGATTTCACGTACTGTTGAAGTTGATGATAGTGAGATTTTAAAGAGAATTGCACTCGCTGGCGGGGGTATAGCCTATTTACCCTATAGTTTAATTCAAGATGAGTTACAACAGCATAAATTAGTATCGGTGCTTAACAACTATATTAGTAGCGAATTTGAGCTAAGCCTATATTACAAACCAAGAAAACATATGCCTGCCCGCTGTGCTAATTTTAAAGAATATTTATTAAAACGCGTAACAGAGATAAACCTGCACCGTAACTGTAATGTTATTTAG
- the fabG gene encoding 3-oxoacyl-ACP reductase FabG encodes MLTGKVCLVTGGAQGIGRCIVETFARQNATRVIACDMNMGMMADLEQQFPNVTALELNVCDRQGVAEAVRQLTEQYGHIDVLVNNAGITRDNLIDKMTEADWDLVMDVNLKGVFNMTQAIAPVMMQAGIGSIITMSSVVGTDGNIGQTNYAATKAGVIAMTKSWAKEFARKGAQVRANCIAPGFVETPMTVDLPEKVINHMTSKTPLKRMGKAQDIANSALFLASSQSSFITGQVLKVDGGLVI; translated from the coding sequence ATGCTAACAGGTAAGGTTTGTCTTGTGACGGGTGGAGCCCAAGGAATTGGTCGTTGTATTGTTGAAACATTTGCTCGTCAAAATGCGACACGTGTTATAGCTTGTGATATGAATATGGGAATGATGGCTGATTTAGAGCAGCAGTTTCCAAATGTTACCGCACTTGAGCTTAATGTTTGTGACCGCCAAGGAGTAGCAGAAGCGGTGAGACAACTGACAGAGCAATATGGGCATATTGATGTTTTAGTTAATAATGCTGGTATCACCCGTGATAACTTAATCGATAAAATGACAGAGGCTGACTGGGATCTGGTCATGGACGTTAATTTAAAAGGCGTCTTTAATATGACTCAAGCGATTGCTCCTGTAATGATGCAAGCGGGGATTGGTTCAATTATTACTATGTCATCAGTAGTGGGAACTGACGGTAATATTGGGCAAACAAATTATGCTGCCACCAAAGCGGGTGTTATTGCAATGACAAAGTCATGGGCAAAAGAGTTTGCACGTAAAGGTGCACAAGTTCGTGCAAATTGTATTGCACCTGGATTTGTAGAAACACCGATGACTGTTGATTTGCCTGAAAAAGTTATTAATCATATGACATCAAAAACACCATTAAAAAGAATGGGTAAAGCGCAAGATATTGCCAATAGTGCACTGTTTTTAGCAAGTTCCCAATCAAGTTTCATCACTGGACAAGTATTAAAAGTAGATGGTGGACTTGTTATTTAG
- a CDS encoding TldD/PmbA family protein, whose product MLNPNTAKTVIDHALFLGADFAELFVEHHQSSSVQLISADIDKVNSGIDFGIGIRLFFGHKVLYGYTNSTDEEELKRVTTLLAAKDKRDQILTAGSLNLSRYSNKHSCQLPLSQDTNMAAKIAFLRQADQAARAENEKIAQFIGSVAQREQQIEIFNSDGLHIGDTRHYTRISANAVAQNGTEQSTGYEAPGAFTGWEFNTHLDAQKLGHDVAQQAMVKLFADACPSGEMPVIIGNGFGGVIFHEACGHLLETTSVAKKASVFYDKMGEMIANSVVNAVDDGTMINQWGSINIDDEGMETQRTQLIKDGKLTSFMVDRMGGLKTGFARTGSGRRESYKFAPTSRMRNTFIEPGTSTLDDMLAGVERGIYAKKMGGGSVQPGTGEFNFAVQEAYLVENGKITKPLKSATLISTGPKVLKEISMVGNDFALAAGMCGSVSGSVPTTVGQAALKVDNILVGGGN is encoded by the coding sequence ATGCTAAACCCTAATACTGCTAAGACAGTGATTGATCACGCCCTATTTCTTGGTGCTGATTTTGCTGAGTTATTTGTTGAACACCATCAATCCAGTTCTGTTCAGCTTATTTCAGCTGATATTGATAAAGTTAATTCCGGCATTGATTTTGGTATTGGTATTCGTCTGTTTTTTGGACATAAAGTCCTCTACGGTTACACCAATAGCACTGATGAAGAAGAACTAAAACGGGTTACTACTTTATTGGCAGCCAAAGATAAACGCGATCAAATATTAACCGCAGGCTCTTTAAATTTAAGCCGTTATAGCAATAAACATAGCTGTCAATTACCGCTAAGCCAAGATACTAATATGGCAGCTAAAATTGCCTTTTTACGCCAAGCTGATCAAGCAGCTCGCGCTGAAAACGAGAAAATCGCCCAGTTTATTGGTAGCGTTGCACAACGTGAACAACAAATTGAGATCTTCAATTCCGATGGTCTCCATATTGGCGATACCCGTCACTATACCCGTATTTCAGCGAATGCTGTCGCACAAAATGGTACCGAACAATCAACAGGTTATGAAGCGCCAGGGGCGTTTACTGGCTGGGAATTTAATACCCATCTTGACGCTCAAAAACTGGGGCATGATGTTGCACAACAAGCCATGGTTAAACTGTTTGCTGATGCCTGTCCATCCGGTGAAATGCCCGTCATTATTGGTAACGGCTTTGGTGGAGTGATCTTCCACGAAGCCTGTGGTCACTTACTTGAAACCACTTCTGTTGCTAAAAAAGCCTCAGTTTTTTACGATAAAATGGGCGAAATGATTGCCAATTCTGTCGTAAATGCAGTGGATGATGGCACCATGATCAATCAATGGGGATCGATTAACATTGATGATGAAGGCATGGAAACCCAACGCACTCAATTAATTAAAGACGGTAAGCTGACTAGTTTTATGGTCGATCGTATGGGGGGCTTAAAAACAGGATTTGCACGTACGGGATCAGGTCGTCGTGAATCTTATAAGTTCGCCCCGACTTCGCGTATGCGTAATACCTTTATTGAACCTGGCACAAGCACTCTTGATGATATGCTAGCCGGCGTTGAACGAGGTATTTATGCTAAAAAAATGGGCGGTGGCTCAGTTCAACCGGGAACCGGAGAATTTAATTTTGCCGTCCAAGAAGCCTATTTAGTTGAAAATGGTAAAATTACTAAACCACTAAAATCAGCCACATTAATCAGTACAGGGCCAAAAGTGCTAAAAGAAATTAGTATGGTAGGTAATGATTTCGCCCTTGCCGCTGGCATGTGTGGCTCCGTCAGTGGTTCTGTGCCAACAACTGTCGGTCAAGCGGCATTAAAAGTGGATAATATCCTTGTGGGAGGTGGCAACTAA
- a CDS encoding DEAD/DEAH box helicase has protein sequence MQETVTEFRQLDLADTLLSALDSMGFVSPTPIQAASIPLLLTGTDALGKAQTGTGKTAAFSLPVLNKVNLSQHKPQAIVMAPTRELAIQVAAEIKVLGQNIKGLKVLEIYGGASIVDQMRALKNGAHIVVGTPGRVKDLISRKQLHLDEVSTFVLDEADEMLKMGFVDDVTWIMEQAPETAQRVLFSATMPPIVKEIVDRFLREPARIDVAGENRTVSQVSQQFWVVKGVEKDEAMSRLLETENTDASIVFVRTRQDTERLADWLSSRGFKAAALHGDIPQSLRERTVDHIKRGVIDILVATDVVARGLDVARITHVFNYDIPFDVESYIHRIGRTGRAGREGKAILLVRTNQIRMLRTIERVTKSRMEEIQLPLRDLVAASRLNRLGEELAAQKEQTNVDAFVELVAKLQESIDVDAATLAAMLLQRQQGNRPLFYKGPDPMIAAIERESQRRERRGDRDDRGDRRGDRPDRGDRRGERGGERGERRTFNNADWDTYQLQVGREQGVQVKDIVGAIANELGLSKEFIGAIKLAPSHTFVQLPKKMTAEVSEQLKKLRIRQNDVKAVVVEGEVLREHRPRTGNRDNRNGGERTGHRGSRDGNRGGERGGERRFDRNRGNDSRGGYRGNRDGAAARPASDRKPRTDA, from the coding sequence ATGCAAGAAACTGTTACAGAATTTCGCCAACTAGATTTGGCCGACACACTATTATCCGCACTAGACTCTATGGGTTTCGTTTCGCCTACACCTATCCAGGCGGCGTCAATACCTCTACTTCTAACTGGTACGGATGCGCTTGGTAAAGCACAGACTGGTACTGGTAAAACAGCAGCGTTCTCGTTGCCTGTATTGAACAAAGTAAATCTTTCTCAGCATAAGCCACAAGCTATTGTTATGGCTCCAACACGTGAGCTTGCAATTCAGGTTGCTGCAGAAATTAAAGTACTTGGTCAAAATATCAAAGGCCTTAAGGTTCTTGAGATTTACGGCGGTGCTTCTATCGTTGATCAAATGCGTGCACTAAAAAATGGTGCTCACATTGTTGTTGGTACTCCGGGTCGTGTTAAAGACCTTATTTCACGTAAGCAACTTCACCTAGACGAAGTATCTACTTTCGTTCTTGATGAAGCTGATGAAATGCTAAAAATGGGTTTCGTTGACGACGTTACTTGGATCATGGAACAAGCACCAGAAACTGCACAACGTGTACTTTTCTCTGCAACTATGCCTCCAATCGTTAAAGAAATCGTTGATCGCTTCCTACGTGAACCAGCACGCATTGACGTTGCAGGTGAAAACCGTACTGTATCTCAAGTGTCTCAACAATTTTGGGTTGTTAAAGGCGTAGAGAAAGACGAAGCAATGAGCCGTCTTCTTGAAACTGAAAACACAGATGCATCAATCGTATTCGTTCGTACTCGTCAAGATACTGAGCGTCTAGCTGATTGGTTATCTTCTCGTGGCTTTAAAGCTGCGGCACTTCACGGTGATATTCCTCAGTCGCTACGTGAGCGTACTGTTGACCATATCAAACGTGGTGTGATTGATATTCTAGTTGCAACTGACGTTGTAGCACGTGGCCTAGACGTTGCACGTATTACACACGTATTCAACTACGATATCCCATTTGATGTTGAATCATACATTCACCGTATCGGTCGTACTGGTCGTGCTGGACGTGAAGGTAAAGCGATCCTATTGGTTCGTACTAACCAAATCCGCATGCTACGTACTATTGAGCGTGTTACTAAGTCTCGTATGGAAGAAATCCAACTTCCGCTACGTGATCTAGTTGCTGCATCTCGTCTAAACCGTTTAGGTGAAGAACTAGCTGCACAGAAAGAACAAACAAATGTTGATGCATTCGTTGAACTAGTAGCGAAACTACAAGAGTCAATCGATGTTGATGCAGCAACACTAGCTGCAATGCTTCTTCAGCGCCAACAAGGTAACCGTCCTTTATTCTATAAAGGTCCAGATCCAATGATCGCAGCTATCGAGCGTGAATCACAACGTCGTGAGCGTCGTGGTGACCGTGATGATCGTGGCGACCGTCGTGGTGACCGTCCTGATCGTGGCGACCGTCGCGGTGAGCGTGGTGGAGAGCGTGGCGAACGTCGCACTTTCAATAACGCTGATTGGGATACTTACCAGTTACAAGTTGGTCGTGAGCAAGGTGTTCAAGTTAAAGATATCGTTGGCGCAATCGCAAACGAACTTGGCTTAAGCAAAGAGTTCATCGGTGCAATTAAACTTGCTCCTTCACATACTTTTGTTCAACTTCCTAAGAAGATGACAGCAGAAGTTTCTGAGCAACTGAAGAAATTACGTATTCGCCAGAATGACGTTAAAGCAGTAGTTGTTGAAGGTGAAGTGTTACGTGAACATCGTCCACGTACAGGCAACCGTGACAATCGTAACGGTGGTGAGCGTACTGGTCATCGTGGTAGCCGTGATGGCAACCGTGGCGGTGAGCGCGGTGGCGAGCGTCGTTTCGATCGCAACCGTGGCAATGATAGCCGTGGTGGTTACCGTGGTAACCGTGATGGTGCTGCAGCACGTCCTGCGAGTGACCGCAAACCACGTACTGATGCATAA
- a CDS encoding TldD/PmbA family protein, whose protein sequence is MTDQNTLQQAIDYVLDRVKAQDAAADVIANRSNNFSLKANQGELDEYKVTSGQVIGVRIIKDQRTATSYSESLDVASLDLMINNALINAQYSQQDPHQSISCLDSRLATIEPEVYQIETATVDDKIALALSLEQGVVNKPHATSAPYNGFAESDNHVILANTEGTLCTHNERSTYCYAYTLYEKDGKQAMHGGMSSGRLFNQLDSTYCINHGYDMAQALLDGAPIASKHYSVIFTLSALSNLFSAYGMCLSGQAAMKGINPWRDALFTPVASPLLTITDTAYVNGGFAIKAFDSEGFSTCDTLLIGEGKLQSLLHNSHTASYFGIENTANASRSAKGGLGVGGSHTVIQTGSSSNAEITAGEYLELVELQGVHSGADAVSGDFSFGASGFLCRDGKRLQAVRGITVAGNFYQMIKEIEAVGNQLENDYSRSFYAPKIRFTRLNIAGK, encoded by the coding sequence ATGACAGATCAAAACACACTACAACAAGCTATCGATTACGTACTTGATCGCGTTAAAGCACAAGATGCTGCCGCCGATGTCATTGCAAACCGCAGCAATAATTTTTCATTAAAAGCCAACCAAGGTGAGCTTGACGAATACAAAGTAACATCAGGTCAAGTCATTGGTGTACGTATCATTAAAGATCAACGTACCGCTACCAGTTATTCCGAATCTCTTGATGTCGCAAGTCTTGATTTAATGATTAATAATGCGTTAATCAATGCTCAATATTCTCAACAAGATCCTCATCAGAGCATCAGTTGTCTCGATAGTCGATTGGCAACAATTGAACCTGAAGTCTACCAAATAGAAACAGCAACAGTTGATGACAAAATCGCACTAGCATTATCCTTAGAGCAAGGTGTTGTTAATAAACCCCACGCAACCAGCGCACCTTATAATGGTTTTGCAGAATCTGACAATCATGTCATTTTAGCAAATACCGAAGGGACATTATGTACTCATAACGAACGTTCAACTTATTGCTATGCTTATACTCTGTATGAAAAAGACGGAAAACAAGCCATGCATGGTGGTATGTCATCAGGGCGCTTATTTAACCAATTAGATTCGACTTATTGTATTAACCATGGTTACGACATGGCACAAGCTTTATTAGATGGAGCACCAATTGCGAGTAAACATTACTCAGTAATATTTACCCTGAGTGCTTTAAGTAATCTATTTTCAGCTTATGGTATGTGTCTCTCAGGACAGGCAGCAATGAAAGGGATTAACCCTTGGCGTGACGCACTTTTCACGCCAGTCGCAAGCCCATTACTGACCATCACTGATACTGCCTATGTTAATGGTGGTTTTGCAATTAAAGCATTTGATAGTGAAGGATTTTCCACCTGTGACACGTTATTAATTGGCGAAGGTAAATTACAAAGTTTATTGCATAACAGCCATACCGCTAGCTACTTTGGCATTGAAAATACAGCCAATGCCTCACGCTCAGCAAAAGGTGGGTTAGGTGTCGGCGGATCTCATACCGTAATTCAGACAGGAAGTAGTTCAAACGCTGAAATTACTGCTGGCGAATACCTTGAACTCGTCGAACTACAAGGCGTCCATTCTGGTGCGGATGCCGTTAGTGGTGACTTCTCATTTGGTGCTAGTGGTTTTCTGTGTCGTGATGGAAAACGCCTACAAGCTGTACGTGGTATTACTGTTGCTGGTAATTTTTACCAAATGATCAAAGAAATTGAGGCTGTCGGTAATCAACTTGAAAATGATTATAGCCGTAGCTTCTATGCCCCTAAAATCCGCTTTACTCGATTGAATATTGCAGGGAAATAA
- a CDS encoding RelA/SpoT domain-containing protein, translating into MSIAFLTEDEFLRQNRISQQQWQASQITWATLKAIGLCHEQRTEALNATAESYARIIQQCSHVHSVRWRVKKPQHLMEKIVRKTQPNTVTFKAKYLGINQYNYDAIVTDLIGVRALHLFKDDGLAIHDYLMGKWQYEEPPVYYVRNGDDEVSAELPEDIKVKIHPAGYRSLHYVFGSELQQRCIFTEVQVRTIFEEAWTEIDHKIRYPNFSTDAEICSFLLIFNRLVGSADEMGSFVKQLAAEATQRQQALTGSNKNTESNTVDVEDLFQKLEDKVKKQHDSQLVIDQLRQQVMQLKADKKALQQSMDSKMLASTIATAHRCYKASELLDK; encoded by the coding sequence ATGAGTATTGCTTTTTTGACTGAAGATGAATTTCTACGCCAAAATCGAATTAGTCAACAACAGTGGCAAGCTAGCCAGATTACGTGGGCGACATTAAAAGCAATTGGTTTGTGTCATGAACAACGTACAGAAGCATTAAATGCCACTGCAGAATCATATGCACGTATTATTCAGCAGTGCTCTCATGTACATTCTGTGCGCTGGCGAGTGAAAAAACCGCAGCATTTGATGGAAAAAATTGTTAGAAAAACACAGCCTAATACGGTGACATTTAAAGCTAAATATCTTGGTATTAATCAATATAATTATGATGCTATTGTTACTGATCTTATTGGTGTACGGGCATTACATTTATTTAAAGATGATGGATTAGCTATTCATGACTATCTAATGGGTAAGTGGCAGTATGAAGAGCCACCTGTTTATTATGTAAGAAATGGAGATGATGAAGTTTCTGCTGAATTGCCTGAAGACATTAAAGTAAAAATCCACCCTGCAGGATATCGATCGCTACATTATGTCTTTGGTTCTGAGTTACAACAGCGGTGTATTTTTACGGAAGTACAGGTAAGAACTATTTTTGAAGAAGCGTGGACAGAGATCGATCATAAAATACGTTATCCTAATTTTTCTACAGATGCAGAAATTTGTTCATTTTTACTGATCTTTAATCGCTTGGTTGGATCTGCTGATGAAATGGGATCATTTGTAAAACAGCTTGCTGCAGAGGCAACACAACGACAACAAGCATTGACAGGATCAAATAAAAATACAGAAAGTAATACTGTTGATGTCGAAGATTTATTTCAAAAATTAGAAGATAAAGTAAAAAAACAGCATGATTCTCAATTGGTTATAGATCAATTACGTCAGCAAGTTATGCAATTAAAAGCAGATAAAAAAGCGTTAC
- a CDS encoding TOBE domain-containing protein, producing MNLTAIATLQMNNKMFANPRRIALLKAIDTTGSISQGAKLAGISYKAAFDAIKDMNTNNEQPLVNCEKGGKGGGGATLTRFGQRLIQMYDLLNKIQDMGLQALNDDNAPLDSLLGVMSRFSLQTSARNQLFGHISAIETHDLHDIVTIAITDQHHIKATITHGSTLRLHLKQNKDVVTLIKGPAITVCSEANLIHGKRDRFDNQLLGTLTAMKQDHQSTEITISLTDEISICAFVDNQDLMDETLRLGMPIYGLFHSTHVIIASMC from the coding sequence ATGAATCTTACAGCCATTGCAACGCTACAAATGAATAATAAGATGTTTGCCAACCCGCGTCGAATTGCACTATTAAAAGCGATTGATACAACAGGGTCGATTAGTCAAGGCGCTAAATTAGCAGGTATTAGCTATAAAGCAGCATTTGATGCAATTAAAGATATGAACACCAATAACGAACAGCCATTAGTTAACTGCGAAAAAGGCGGTAAAGGCGGCGGTGGAGCAACGCTGACACGTTTTGGTCAACGTTTAATACAAATGTATGATCTTCTAAATAAAATCCAAGATATGGGCTTACAAGCACTTAATGATGATAATGCACCACTTGATAGCCTACTCGGTGTCATGAGTCGTTTTTCATTACAAACCAGTGCGCGTAATCAATTGTTTGGCCATATTAGTGCCATTGAAACCCATGATCTGCATGATATCGTAACGATTGCAATTACAGACCAACACCATATTAAAGCGACCATCACCCACGGTAGTACCTTGCGCTTACATCTAAAACAAAATAAAGATGTAGTAACCTTAATCAAAGGGCCTGCGATTACAGTTTGTAGTGAAGCAAACTTAATTCATGGCAAACGTGATCGATTTGACAACCAATTACTTGGTACGCTTACTGCAATGAAACAAGATCACCAATCAACTGAGATTACCATTAGTTTAACGGATGAGATTAGTATTTGTGCTTTTGTTGATAATCAAGATTTAATGGATGAAACCTTGCGTTTAGGGATGCCAATTTACGGTCTATTTCATTCAACCCACGTTATTATTGCGAGCATGTGCTAG